The proteins below come from a single Nostoc sp. KVJ3 genomic window:
- a CDS encoding ABC transporter substrate-binding protein: MKFFSTIFVAIKHFWLPIILTSATALIITACNPTNFKSASAKVPQLVSAILSDPKTFNYPLSQEFPNVFALIYEGLITQNPITAKVEPALAESWLISDDKLKIVFTLREGLKWSDGQPLTVDDVVFTYNDIYLNEAIPTDVRDSLRIGESRKLPTVRKVDERRVEFSVPEPFRPFLLSTGSPILPAHILEKSVKTKNQDGKPIFLTQWGVDTPPDQIIVNGPYKLERYDTSQRVSFRRNPYYWRKDAQGNSQPYIERVIWQIVESTDTSLLQFRSGGLDTVAVSPEYFSLLKVQEKQSHFTIYNGGPTSSTSFVWFNLNKGKRNGKPLVDPVKSQWFNNVQFRQAIAYAIDRQTMINNTFRGLGVAQDSPISMQSPYYLSPKEGLKVYDYNQQKAKELLLKAGFKYNNNQLVDAQGNRVRFSLLTNAGNKIREAMGSQIKQDLSKIGIQVDFTPLAWNTFTDKVSNSLDWEASLMGLTGGLEPNDGANVWAPEGGLHMFNQKPQAGQKPIEGWEVAPWEAKLGNLYIQAARELDEAKVKAIYAETQRITQENLPFIYLVNPYSMSAVRNRFEGIKFSALGGAFWNIEQIKVTD; this comes from the coding sequence ATGAAATTTTTTAGCACCATATTTGTGGCAATTAAACATTTTTGGTTGCCAATAATTCTGACTTCAGCAACAGCACTTATAATTACCGCATGTAACCCCACTAACTTCAAAAGTGCATCCGCTAAAGTGCCACAATTGGTAAGTGCTATTCTCAGTGACCCCAAAACTTTTAATTATCCTCTCAGCCAAGAGTTTCCTAACGTTTTTGCTCTAATCTACGAGGGGCTAATTACCCAAAACCCGATAACTGCTAAAGTCGAGCCAGCCTTAGCTGAATCTTGGCTAATTTCTGATGATAAACTAAAGATTGTTTTTACCCTTCGCGAAGGGTTGAAATGGTCTGATGGTCAGCCGCTAACAGTAGATGATGTGGTATTTACTTATAACGATATCTACCTTAACGAAGCAATTCCTACAGATGTAAGAGATAGCTTGAGAATTGGTGAAAGTCGAAAGCTACCTACTGTACGAAAAGTGGATGAACGTCGAGTTGAGTTTAGCGTACCAGAACCCTTTAGACCTTTTTTGCTGAGTACAGGTTCTCCAATTTTGCCGGCTCATATATTGGAGAAATCGGTAAAAACAAAAAACCAAGATGGGAAGCCGATTTTTCTAACACAATGGGGTGTTGATACTCCTCCCGACCAAATTATTGTCAACGGCCCTTACAAACTAGAGCGCTACGATACGAGTCAGCGTGTGTCCTTCCGGCGCAATCCCTATTACTGGCGTAAGGATGCTCAAGGCAATTCCCAGCCTTACATTGAACGAGTAATTTGGCAAATTGTGGAATCTACAGATACCTCCTTGCTGCAATTTCGTTCTGGTGGATTAGATACTGTAGCTGTATCACCAGAATACTTTTCTTTGCTAAAGGTGCAAGAAAAGCAGAGTCATTTCACCATTTATAATGGTGGGCCAACATCCAGTACCTCGTTTGTTTGGTTCAATCTCAACAAAGGTAAAAGAAATGGGAAACCACTGGTCGATCCAGTTAAGTCTCAATGGTTCAATAACGTGCAATTTCGACAGGCTATAGCTTATGCAATTGACCGCCAAACGATGATTAATAACACTTTTCGAGGCTTGGGTGTAGCACAAGATTCACCCATTTCTATGCAAAGTCCGTATTATCTTTCCCCTAAAGAAGGGTTAAAAGTTTACGATTATAATCAACAAAAAGCGAAAGAGTTACTACTAAAAGCAGGATTTAAGTACAACAACAATCAGTTAGTAGATGCTCAGGGAAATCGTGTCCGTTTCTCTTTGCTTACCAATGCTGGAAATAAAATCCGTGAGGCAATGGGATCGCAGATTAAACAAGACTTGAGTAAAATCGGTATTCAAGTTGATTTCACGCCTTTGGCATGGAATACTTTTACTGATAAAGTTTCTAACTCCTTAGATTGGGAAGCTTCTTTAATGGGTTTGACCGGCGGATTAGAACCGAATGATGGTGCTAATGTCTGGGCACCTGAAGGCGGATTACACATGTTTAATCAGAAACCCCAAGCAGGACAAAAGCCGATTGAAGGTTGGGAAGTTGCTCCTTGGGAAGCGAAACTTGGGAATCTTTACATTCAAGCTGCACGGGAATTAGATGAAGCGAAGGTGAAAGCGATTTATGCCGAAACGCAGCGCATTACCCAGGAAAATTTACCTTTTATTTACCTGGTTAATCCTTATTCAATGTCAGCAGTGCGTAATCGTTTTGAAGGCATTAAATTCTCTGCCCTTGGCGGCGCATTCTGGAATATTGAACAAATTAAAGTAACGGATTAG
- the argH gene encoding argininosuccinate lyase — translation MTKEQTWSQRFESALHPAIARFNASIGFDIELIEYDLTGSQAHAKMLAHTGIISSEEGEQLVAGLEEIRQEYRQGKFQPGVDAEDVHFAVEKRLTEIVGDVGKKLHTARSRNDQVGTDTRLYLRDQIQQIKSELREFQGVLLDIAEKHVETLIPGYTHLQRAQPVSLAHHLLAYFQMAQRDWERLGDVSRRVNISPLGCGALAGTTFPIDRHYTAKLLDFDDIYANSLDGVSDRDFAIEFLCAASLIMVHLSRLAEEVILWSSEEFRFVTLKDSCATGSSIMPQKKNPDVPELVRGKTGRVFGHLQAMLVIMKGLPLAYNKDLQEDKEGLFDSVKTVKASLEAMTILLREGLEFRTQRLAEAVTEDFSNATDVADYLAARGVPFREAYNLVGKVVKTSIAAGKLLKDLKLSEWQQLHPAFAADIYEAISPRQVVAARNSHGGTGFIQVSKALIAARAQIDR, via the coding sequence ATGACCAAAGAACAAACTTGGAGCCAGAGGTTTGAATCAGCATTGCATCCAGCGATCGCTCGTTTTAATGCCAGCATAGGTTTTGATATTGAATTAATAGAATACGATCTGACTGGTTCTCAAGCTCATGCCAAAATGCTAGCTCACACGGGCATTATCTCCTCAGAAGAAGGTGAGCAACTGGTTGCAGGTTTAGAAGAAATTCGCCAAGAGTACCGCCAGGGTAAATTTCAGCCTGGTGTTGATGCTGAGGATGTACATTTTGCAGTGGAAAAACGACTGACAGAAATTGTCGGCGATGTGGGTAAAAAACTTCATACGGCGCGATCGCGGAATGACCAAGTTGGTACTGATACTAGACTCTATCTCCGCGATCAAATCCAGCAAATCAAAAGCGAATTGCGAGAATTCCAAGGTGTTCTACTGGATATAGCCGAAAAACACGTTGAAACCTTGATCCCAGGCTATACACACCTACAACGCGCCCAACCAGTGAGTTTAGCTCATCACCTCTTGGCATACTTTCAAATGGCGCAACGTGACTGGGAACGTTTAGGAGATGTTTCTCGCCGCGTCAATATCTCACCCTTGGGATGCGGTGCTTTAGCGGGAACTACTTTCCCTATTGATCGCCACTACACAGCCAAACTATTGGATTTTGACGATATTTATGCTAATAGTCTCGATGGAGTGAGCGATCGCGATTTTGCGATCGAATTCTTGTGTGCTGCTAGCTTGATTATGGTTCACCTCAGCCGCCTTGCAGAAGAAGTCATTCTTTGGTCATCTGAAGAATTCCGTTTTGTCACCCTCAAAGATAGCTGTGCCACAGGTTCCAGCATCATGCCCCAAAAGAAAAATCCTGATGTACCAGAACTGGTGCGGGGAAAAACAGGGCGTGTATTTGGTCATCTCCAGGCAATGTTAGTCATTATGAAAGGGCTACCCTTGGCATATAACAAAGACCTGCAAGAAGACAAAGAAGGTCTATTTGATAGCGTTAAGACAGTCAAAGCCTCTCTAGAAGCAATGACAATTTTGCTCAGGGAGGGTTTAGAATTTCGTACCCAGCGTTTAGCAGAAGCCGTAACCGAAGATTTTTCCAACGCTACCGATGTAGCAGATTATCTTGCAGCCCGGGGCGTTCCTTTCCGGGAAGCTTATAACCTTGTGGGTAAGGTAGTAAAAACTAGTATTGCCGCAGGTAAACTCCTGAAAGATTTGAAATTGTCAGAGTGGCAACAACTACATCCGGCATTTGCAGCAGATATTTATGAGGCGATATCCCCTCGTCAAGTTGTGGCAGCCCGCAACAGTCATGGTGGTACTGGCTTTATACAGGTTAGCAAAGCACTCATAGCCGCCCGCGCTCAAATCGATCGATAG
- a CDS encoding cyanophycinase, with product MPQLQAKSLEMRTPQATKTAVLVIGGAEDKVHGREILRTFFGRAGASKAYITIIPSASREPAIIGGRYIRIFEEMGAQKVEILDIREREQCEASQIKASLEACSGVFLTGGDQLRLCGVLADTPAMEIIRQRVRAGQLTLAGTSAGAAVMGHHMIAGGGSGESPNRSLVDMATGLGFIPEVIVDQHFHNRNRMGRLISAIAAHPDRLGIGIDEDTCAVFERDGWLQVMGKGSVTIVDPTEATHTNEPHVGANEPLTMHNLRLHILSYGDRFHLYQRTVLPAVHRISS from the coding sequence ATGCCGCAATTACAAGCTAAATCGCTAGAAATGAGGACACCCCAAGCAACTAAAACCGCCGTTCTGGTTATCGGAGGCGCAGAAGACAAAGTTCATGGGCGCGAAATCCTACGAACTTTTTTTGGACGTGCCGGTGCTAGTAAGGCTTATATTACAATTATTCCATCTGCCTCTCGCGAACCCGCCATCATTGGTGGTCGGTACATTCGCATTTTTGAAGAAATGGGTGCCCAAAAAGTAGAGATTTTAGACATCCGCGAACGAGAACAGTGTGAAGCCTCCCAAATCAAAGCATCCCTAGAAGCCTGTAGTGGGGTATTTTTGACAGGAGGAGATCAGCTGCGTCTCTGTGGTGTATTGGCAGATACGCCAGCAATGGAAATTATTCGACAGAGAGTGAGGGCGGGGCAACTGACCTTAGCAGGCACCAGTGCAGGAGCGGCAGTGATGGGGCATCACATGATTGCTGGCGGCGGGAGTGGAGAGTCGCCAAATCGTTCCCTAGTTGATATGGCAACGGGTTTGGGGTTTATCCCTGAAGTCATCGTTGACCAACATTTTCACAACCGGAATCGGATGGGGCGGCTGATTAGTGCGATCGCTGCTCACCCCGATCGCTTAGGTATTGGCATTGACGAAGATACTTGTGCAGTGTTTGAACGGGATGGTTGGTTACAAGTTATGGGTAAAGGCAGTGTCACCATTGTCGATCCCACTGAAGCCACCCACACCAACGAACCCCATGTTGGTGCTAATGAACCATTAACAATGCATAATTTACGTCTCCATATCCTCAGCTACGGCGATCGCTTCCACCTGTACCAGCGCACTGTATTGCCTGCTGTACACCGAATCTCCAGCTGA
- the ispF gene encoding 2-C-methyl-D-erythritol 2,4-cyclodiphosphate synthase — translation MTKIRIGNGYDIHQLVSDRALILGGIQIPHELGLLGHSDADVLTHAIMDAMLGALSLGDIGHYFPPSDPKWAGADSLVLLTQVHQLIRHQGWEIGNIDSVVVAERPKLKPHINNMRDKLAAVLELQPNQIGIKATTNEKLGPVGREEGICAYAVVLLFASE, via the coding sequence ATGACAAAAATTCGTATTGGTAACGGCTACGATATTCACCAACTGGTGAGCGATCGCGCTTTGATTTTAGGTGGAATTCAAATTCCCCATGAACTGGGTTTATTAGGCCACAGTGACGCTGATGTGTTAACGCACGCGATTATGGATGCCATGCTTGGGGCATTATCTTTGGGGGATATTGGTCATTATTTTCCGCCTAGCGATCCTAAATGGGCGGGGGCAGATAGTTTAGTACTATTAACTCAAGTACATCAACTGATTCGGCATCAAGGTTGGGAGATAGGAAATATTGACTCAGTGGTAGTAGCAGAACGTCCAAAATTAAAACCGCATATTAACAATATGCGCGACAAACTAGCGGCGGTTTTAGAATTACAACCAAATCAAATTGGTATCAAAGCTACCACCAACGAAAAATTAGGCCCCGTTGGACGCGAAGAAGGTATATGTGCTTATGCTGTTGTCTTGCTATTTGCTTCAGAATGA
- a CDS encoding alpha/beta fold hydrolase, translating to MDTLFRNSRIKLSQGLIFWREVGEKTPIIFLHGAWNESSQWLSVMESLAQDFHCFAPDLLGFGESENPNIHHSIDLQVECLAEFLQAVKLEKVYLVGHSLGGWIAASYALKYPEKVEGLVLLAPEGVEIAGLAEYCQKMRRLLNYPPVIVKMLRSLIPLTKMLGWHEKITQDLQLRQSLLPYPRGCQLLFKRRQAEIDTELVQKRLYMIDVPVFILQGGQDTPDALAKSRVYAQLMPKVELKMISHAGNDLPESCAGVVAIEIRDFIKGNWA from the coding sequence ATGGATACACTATTCCGTAACTCCCGGATAAAGCTCTCGCAAGGGCTGATATTTTGGCGTGAAGTCGGTGAAAAAACTCCTATAATTTTTTTACATGGTGCTTGGAATGAGAGCAGTCAATGGTTATCTGTGATGGAGTCCCTTGCACAAGATTTTCATTGCTTTGCACCTGATTTATTAGGATTTGGTGAGTCGGAAAATCCGAATATCCACCATTCGATAGATTTACAAGTAGAGTGTTTAGCTGAATTTTTGCAAGCTGTTAAGTTAGAAAAAGTATATTTAGTAGGGCATTCTCTTGGGGGTTGGATTGCTGCTAGCTATGCTTTAAAGTATCCAGAGAAAGTTGAGGGTTTGGTACTCCTTGCACCAGAGGGTGTAGAGATAGCTGGACTTGCAGAGTATTGCCAGAAGATGCGGCGATTATTGAATTATCCACCAGTAATAGTTAAAATGTTGCGATCGCTAATTCCTTTAACTAAAATGCTGGGTTGGCATGAAAAAATTACCCAAGACTTGCAGCTGCGTCAGTCGCTATTGCCTTATCCCAGAGGTTGCCAGTTACTTTTCAAACGGCGACAAGCAGAAATTGACACAGAATTAGTGCAAAAGCGGCTTTACATGATAGATGTGCCAGTTTTTATTTTACAAGGTGGCCAAGATACACCAGATGCTTTAGCCAAGAGTCGGGTTTATGCTCAACTGATGCCAAAAGTTGAGTTGAAAATGATTTCCCATGCCGGAAATGATTTACCAGAATCTTGTGCTGGGGTTGTAGCGATTGAGATTCGAGACTTTATTAAAGGGAATTGGGCATAG
- the trmD gene encoding tRNA (guanosine(37)-N1)-methyltransferase TrmD has translation MRFDIVTLFPDCFNSVLNSGLLGKALAKQIAEVHLVNPRDFTTDKHRKVDDEPYGGGVGMLMKPEPIFTAVESLPILPRREIILMSPQGETINQPLLKELVTNYDQLVVICGHYEGVDERVLHLVTREVSLGDFILTGGEIPAMALINGVVRLIPGTVAKTESLTAESFEEGLLDYPQYTRPANFRGLKVPDVLLSGNHAAIAKWRYEQQIQKTRDRRPDLLEEWEQGAGGREQGAGSREQGAGGAGGAGEE, from the coding sequence GTGCGCTTTGATATAGTTACACTTTTTCCTGACTGTTTTAACTCTGTTCTTAATTCTGGGTTACTGGGTAAAGCCTTAGCTAAACAGATTGCCGAAGTGCATCTGGTTAATCCACGGGACTTTACCACTGACAAGCACCGAAAGGTGGATGATGAACCCTACGGCGGCGGTGTTGGGATGCTAATGAAGCCAGAACCGATTTTTACGGCTGTGGAGTCGCTGCCAATTCTCCCCCGAAGAGAAATAATTTTAATGAGTCCACAGGGTGAAACAATCAATCAACCTCTTTTGAAAGAATTGGTGACAAATTATGACCAGTTAGTAGTTATTTGCGGGCATTACGAAGGAGTAGATGAAAGGGTGCTGCATTTGGTAACGAGAGAAGTATCTTTGGGCGATTTTATTCTGACTGGCGGGGAAATTCCAGCAATGGCTTTGATTAATGGTGTAGTACGACTAATACCAGGAACCGTGGCCAAAACCGAGTCCCTCACAGCAGAAAGTTTTGAGGAAGGGTTATTGGATTATCCCCAATATACTCGTCCTGCCAATTTTCGCGGTTTGAAAGTGCCTGATGTCTTGCTCAGTGGAAATCATGCCGCGATCGCTAAGTGGCGTTACGAGCAACAAATTCAAAAAACCCGCGATCGCCGCCCTGATCTTTTGGAGGAATGGGAGCAGGGGGCAGGGGGCAGGGAGCAGGGGGCAGGGAGCAGGGAGCAGGGAGCAGGGGGAGCAGGGGGAGCAGGGGAAGAATAA
- the larB gene encoding nickel pincer cofactor biosynthesis protein LarB encodes MTDEKTLRSLLVAVANGKVTPDTALNSLKDLTYESVGEFAKIDHHRQLRTGFPEVIWGPGKTPDQIAQIMEVMRLRNPVVMATRIEPAVYAALQSKVSGLRYYDSARICAIAPPTIEPQFQGEIAILSAGTADLPVAEEAAVTAELSGFRVQRLWDVGVAGIHRLLSNRHLIESASVLIVVAGMEGALPSVVAGLASCPVIAVPTSIGYGASFGGLAPLLTMLNSCAAGVGVVNIDNGFGAAVLAGQILRTAEKLRLASAGS; translated from the coding sequence ATGACCGATGAAAAAACATTGCGATCGCTACTCGTTGCGGTTGCTAATGGTAAAGTTACGCCAGATACGGCATTAAACTCACTCAAAGACTTAACTTATGAGTCTGTAGGTGAGTTTGCCAAAATTGACCACCATCGGCAGCTAAGAACTGGTTTCCCTGAAGTGATTTGGGGGCCTGGTAAGACACCCGACCAAATTGCTCAAATTATGGAGGTAATGCGCCTCCGCAACCCGGTGGTGATGGCGACTCGCATTGAACCAGCTGTTTATGCCGCACTGCAATCCAAAGTTAGCGGCTTGCGATATTACGATTCGGCGCGAATTTGTGCGATCGCTCCCCCTACCATCGAACCACAATTTCAGGGTGAAATTGCCATTCTTTCTGCTGGTACTGCCGATTTACCCGTTGCTGAAGAAGCGGCTGTCACTGCTGAACTTTCTGGTTTTCGGGTACAGCGCCTCTGGGATGTTGGTGTTGCTGGGATTCACCGTTTGCTGAGTAATCGCCACCTGATTGAGTCAGCATCGGTTTTAATTGTCGTGGCGGGGATGGAAGGCGCTTTACCCAGCGTTGTTGCGGGTTTAGCAAGTTGTCCTGTAATTGCCGTACCCACCAGCATCGGTTATGGCGCAAGTTTTGGTGGATTAGCACCTTTATTGACAATGCTCAACTCTTGTGCTGCGGGAGTCGGCGTAGTAAATATCGATAATGGTTTTGGTGCCGCAGTGTTGGCGGGACAAATTTTGCGAACTGCCGAGAAATTGCGGTTGGCATCGGCTGGATCTTGA
- a CDS encoding NUDIX hydrolase: MNVIAFFPAAVQSTRSLWRIGQTVLGIIFRHPITGTSIIPILPDGRIVLIRRRDDGLWALPGGIVDWGEDIPNTVRRELIEETGLELVKINRLVGVYSAPDRDPRIHSICIVVEAEVHGTMEIQDTLEVMEIQAFSPNFLPSGQMAHDHTRQLQDYLKGLTTLA, from the coding sequence TTGAACGTTATTGCTTTTTTTCCGGCAGCTGTGCAGTCCACCCGTAGCTTATGGCGTATTGGACAAACAGTATTGGGTATCATATTCCGTCATCCCATTACTGGCACTAGTATCATTCCAATTTTACCCGATGGTCGCATAGTACTGATCCGGCGGCGTGATGATGGTCTTTGGGCATTGCCTGGAGGGATAGTAGATTGGGGAGAAGATATTCCTAATACAGTCCGCCGGGAATTGATTGAGGAAACCGGGCTAGAATTGGTGAAAATTAACCGTTTGGTGGGAGTTTACTCCGCACCAGACCGCGATCCTAGAATCCACTCAATTTGTATTGTGGTTGAAGCCGAGGTACATGGGACAATGGAAATTCAGGATACTTTAGAAGTTATGGAAATCCAAGCTTTTTCTCCCAATTTCCTACCTTCGGGACAAATGGCTCACGATCATACTCGGCAGTTACAAGACTACTTGAAGGGACTGACAACGTTGGCATAA
- the cphA gene encoding cyanophycin synthetase, producing MRILKIQTLRGPNYWSIRRHKLIVMRLDLETLAESPSNEIPGFYEGLVEALPSLEGHYCSPGCRGGFLMRVKEGTMIGHIVEHVALELQELAGMHVGFGRTRETATPGIYQVVIEYQNEEAGRYAGRAAVRLCQSIVDRGRYPKAELEQDIQDLKDFTRDASLGPSTEAIVKEAEKRGIPWMSLEARFLIQLGYGVNQKRMQATMTDNTSILGVELACDKEATKRILAAAGAPVPRGTVINFLDDLEQAIEYVGGYPIVLKPVDGNHGRGITIDIRTWEEAEAGYEAARQVSRSIIVERYYLGRDHRVLVVNGKVVAVAERVPAHVIGNGRSTISELIEETNLDPNRGEGHDNVLTKIELDRTSYQLLERQGYTLNSVPPKGTLCYLRATANLSTGGSAVDRTDEIHPENLWLAQRVVKIIGLDIAGLDIVTTDISRPLREVDGVIVEVNAAPGFRMHVAPSVGIPRNVAGAVMDMLFPNEQSSQIPILSITGTNGKTTTTRLLAHIYKQTGKVVGYTTTDGTYIGDYLVEAGDNTGPQSAHVILQDPTVEVAVLETARGGILRSGLGFEAANVGVVLNVASDHLGIGDIDTIEQLANLKSVVAEAVFPDGYAVLNADDRRVAAMSEKTKANIAYFTMNPDSELVRKHIQKGGVAAVYESGYLSIVKGDWTHRIERAENIPLTMGGRAPFMIANALAASLAAFVQNVTIEQIRAGLKTFRASVSQTPGRMNLFNLGNYHALVDYAHNAASYEAVGAFVRNWTTGQRIGVIGGPGDRRDEDFVTLGKLAAQTFDYIIVKEDDDTRGRLRGSAAELIIQGINEVKPDSRYESILDETQAINKGLDMAPDNSLVVILPESVTRAIKLIKLRGLAKEETHQQNTGTTVIDSQNGIAPSSVVNTLL from the coding sequence ATGAGAATCCTCAAGATCCAGACCTTACGCGGCCCAAACTATTGGAGCATTCGACGCCACAAGCTGATCGTCATGCGCCTCGATTTAGAAACCCTTGCCGAGTCGCCCTCGAATGAAATCCCTGGCTTTTATGAAGGACTAGTTGAGGCGCTGCCGAGTCTGGAGGGTCACTATTGTTCGCCCGGTTGTCGTGGTGGTTTTTTGATGCGAGTCAAAGAAGGCACTATGATCGGCCATATCGTAGAACACGTAGCCCTAGAACTCCAGGAATTAGCTGGTATGCATGTTGGCTTTGGTCGCACCCGCGAAACTGCCACACCCGGAATTTATCAAGTAGTAATCGAGTATCAGAATGAGGAAGCGGGACGCTACGCTGGAAGAGCCGCAGTGCGGCTATGCCAGAGTATCGTCGATCGAGGCCGTTATCCCAAAGCAGAACTAGAGCAAGATATTCAAGACCTGAAAGACTTCACCCGTGATGCTTCCTTGGGCCCTTCCACGGAAGCGATCGTTAAAGAAGCGGAAAAAAGAGGTATTCCCTGGATGTCTCTGGAAGCCCGCTTTTTGATTCAGCTAGGCTATGGCGTGAATCAGAAGCGGATGCAAGCCACAATGACGGACAACACCAGCATTCTCGGCGTAGAACTAGCTTGCGACAAAGAAGCCACTAAACGCATCCTCGCTGCGGCAGGTGCCCCAGTCCCCAGAGGTACAGTAATTAACTTCTTAGACGACCTAGAACAAGCCATTGAATATGTTGGCGGCTATCCAATCGTCCTTAAGCCAGTTGATGGCAATCATGGACGTGGGATCACCATTGACATCAGAACTTGGGAAGAAGCGGAAGCCGGATATGAAGCTGCTAGACAGGTATCTCGGTCAATTATCGTCGAAAGATATTACCTTGGGCGCGACCACAGGGTACTGGTGGTAAATGGCAAAGTAGTCGCAGTCGCCGAACGCGTTCCGGCTCACGTCATTGGCAATGGTCGATCAACCATCTCCGAATTGATTGAGGAAACAAACCTCGATCCAAATCGCGGCGAAGGACATGATAACGTTCTAACCAAGATTGAACTAGACCGCACCAGCTACCAACTCTTAGAAAGACAAGGCTATACCCTAAATAGCGTTCCACCCAAAGGAACCCTTTGTTATCTCAGGGCAACAGCCAACTTAAGTACAGGTGGTAGCGCCGTAGACCGTACCGACGAAATTCACCCAGAAAATCTGTGGTTAGCACAACGGGTAGTCAAGATTATCGGTTTGGATATCGCCGGACTTGATATTGTTACCACAGATATTAGCCGTCCTCTGCGAGAAGTAGATGGCGTAATTGTGGAAGTTAACGCTGCTCCCGGCTTTCGGATGCACGTCGCCCCTAGTGTGGGTATTCCCCGCAACGTCGCTGGCGCAGTCATGGATATGCTGTTTCCCAACGAGCAATCTAGCCAAATTCCCATCCTTAGCATTACTGGTACTAATGGCAAAACCACTACTACCCGACTACTAGCACATATTTATAAACAGACTGGAAAAGTAGTAGGTTATACAACTACCGACGGAACATATATCGGTGATTACTTGGTAGAAGCTGGCGACAACACAGGCCCTCAAAGCGCCCACGTCATCCTCCAAGATCCCACAGTGGAAGTAGCAGTGCTGGAAACGGCTCGCGGTGGCATTCTCCGCTCTGGATTGGGCTTTGAAGCCGCAAATGTGGGTGTGGTATTGAATGTAGCCTCAGACCACTTAGGAATAGGCGATATAGATACCATTGAGCAGTTAGCTAACCTCAAGAGCGTAGTAGCGGAAGCCGTATTCCCTGATGGCTATGCGGTACTCAATGCCGACGATCGCCGCGTCGCTGCCATGTCAGAAAAAACCAAGGCTAATATTGCTTACTTCACCATGAACCCCGACTCGGAATTGGTGCGGAAGCACATCCAAAAGGGTGGAGTAGCCGCAGTGTATGAAAGTGGCTATTTGTCAATTGTTAAAGGTGATTGGACACACCGCATAGAAAGAGCAGAAAATATACCTTTAACAATGGGCGGACGTGCGCCGTTTATGATTGCCAATGCTTTAGCCGCAAGTTTGGCAGCATTCGTACAAAATGTCACAATTGAGCAGATTCGGGCTGGTTTGAAGACCTTCCGAGCTTCAGTTAGTCAAACCCCAGGACGGATGAATTTATTTAATTTAGGCAACTACCACGCTTTGGTAGATTATGCCCACAACGCAGCCAGTTACGAAGCTGTAGGTGCTTTTGTGCGGAACTGGACTACAGGACAACGCATTGGCGTAATTGGCGGGCCAGGCGATCGCCGCGACGAAGACTTTGTGACTTTGGGCAAATTAGCAGCACAAACTTTTGACTACATCATCGTCAAAGAAGACGATGACACACGGGGACGCTTACGGGGTTCAGCTGCTGAGTTGATTATTCAAGGCATCAACGAAGTTAAGCCTGATAGCCGCTATGAATCAATTTTAGATGAAACCCAAGCGATTAATAAAGGCTTAGACATGGCTCCCGATAACAGCCTGGTGGTAATTTTACCAGAAAGTGTGACTAGGGCTATTAAGTTAATTAAGCTGCGTGGTTTAGCGAAAGAAGAGACACATCAACAAAATACTGGCACAACTGTTATCGATTCCCAAAATGGAATCGCCCCTTCTTCTGTAGTCAATACACTACTCTAG